A part of Sebastes fasciatus isolate fSebFas1 chromosome 10, fSebFas1.pri, whole genome shotgun sequence genomic DNA contains:
- the lsm11 gene encoding U7 snRNA-associated Sm-like protein LSm11, producing MEERERTRVKSDSKQTEKATCSSTPAVPEHEPDKTDVCSDNFDPLLALYSPTVRLPFPNIRSFNNVAAYESFLKGGRGRAKPENVEKRRQKKMRGVADPERIERLKKMMVNNPTGEEEGESSGTAPRRRRQKTQKNVLTRMPLSKGSPLGELYRCIEERIRVKVHIRTFKGLRGVCSGFVVAFDKCWNMAMVDVDETYREPLLGEAFYHEKALTISRLFEKLKLQENPGGDEPAKKHEEAQETSGKHQPTNPKSIPKNPSAHPTSKRRDSRTESKLSDTVKVKQEQQHKVSLKAQQGPEGRQKKDSQTTYGKVHTRHINQLFIRGENVLLVNPQPLSSV from the exons atggaggagagagagagaacacgtGTGAAGTCAGACAGTAAACAAACGGAGAAAGCGACCTGTTCGAGCACGCCTGCAGTACCGGAGCATGAACCGGATAAAACAGACGTCTGCTCTGATAACTTCGACCCTCTCTTGGCCTTGTACTCTCCCACTGTGCGGCTTCCTTTCCCTAACATCAGGAGCTTCAACAATGTGGCTGCGTACGAGAGCTTCCTGAAGGGCGGCCGCGGCAGAGCCAAGCCGGAGAATGTGGAGAAGAGGCGGCAGAAGAAGATGAGAGGGGTGGCGGACCCGGAGCGCATCGAGCGGCTGAAGAAGATGATGGTGAATAACCCgaccggagaggaggagggggagagcaGCGGGACAgcaccgaggaggaggaggcagaagaCACAGAAGAATGTCCTCACAAGGATGCCCT TAAGTAAAGGCAGTCCTTTGGGGGAGCTGTACCGATGCATTGAGGAGAGGATAAGGGTCAAAGTTCACATCAGGACCTTCAAGGGACTGCGTGGAGTGTGCTCCGGCTTCGTCGTGGCCTTCGACAAGTGCTGGAACATG GCGATGGTGGATGTAGATGAGACATACAGAGAGCCTCTGCTCGGAGAGGCCTTCTACCATGAAAAGGCCCTCACAATTTCACGG CTCTTTGAGAAGctaaagctccaggagaaccCAGGAGGTGACGAGCCAGCAAAGAAGCACGAAGAAGCCCAGGAAACGTCCGGCAAGCATCAGCCCACAAACCCCAAAAGTATTCCGAAAAACCCGTCTGCTCACCCTACTAGCAAAAGAAGGGACAGCAGGACGGAGTCCAAACTGTCCGACACTGTTAAAGTCaaacaggaacaacaacacaaagtCTCGCTGAAGGCCCAGCAGGGTCCAGAGGGCCGTCAGAAGAAAGACTCCCAGACGACGTACGGCAAGGTCCACACACGCCACATCAACCAGCTGTTCATCCGGGGGGAGAACGTTCTCCTGGTTAACCCACAGCCGCTGTCTTctgtttga